A window of Paenibacillus polygoni contains these coding sequences:
- a CDS encoding LysM peptidoglycan-binding domain-containing protein, with protein sequence MRIHIVKEGDTLYFLSKKYNVSLEKIISANPEIANPNQLTVGMKVKIPSAPVATQPGGSILHQHKVVQGDSLWKLSKAWGVSLQDMIAANPQLKNPNALIVGETVFIPSGSSSTPKVITTEILQEGTSGTPATVIQGHAGKKNTAPMPNYPQLPELPEMPEMPVLPKAEITKPKPPKAEIPKPKPIPPKEEMTKPIPKPELPKEEVKKPILEPIPKPEVKPIAPPPSKPLPLPVPKPEMIKPAPLPVPIPVPIPPLKKPEYEPKKEEYYSKKEDCKSEYMNPYQYPAYDKGMYGGNAGYQGYQNPYQQPLEYGYVNDKKQDYPQPLPYNQFPQSVQNTPYQSGKGGEVGQQPHTTYEQGGYIVNYALVDVPSYGGDCGCGHTKPLPYSYMQAEADWKAATAQNAQPMLHPQAYGHNPQYTNYFRPTEYGVQPPYYNPNYQNDYGQTSFQAETIQTSGQNSAELPQEPIVDLNGLNQLPILEEEKAIQKSKAVTKSNKVKKAAVSSNKRNKAPSNNNQASRQGRVRKERRNPWIKR encoded by the coding sequence GTGAGAATACACATTGTAAAAGAAGGAGATACCCTGTATTTCTTGTCCAAGAAATATAATGTGTCGCTTGAAAAAATCATTAGTGCAAACCCAGAGATTGCAAATCCTAATCAATTAACCGTTGGTATGAAGGTGAAAATCCCTTCTGCCCCCGTCGCGACGCAACCGGGCGGATCGATTTTGCATCAGCACAAGGTAGTTCAAGGAGATTCATTATGGAAGCTTTCTAAAGCCTGGGGCGTTTCGCTTCAAGATATGATTGCTGCAAATCCGCAGTTAAAGAATCCGAATGCACTGATTGTCGGAGAAACGGTGTTTATTCCATCTGGATCTAGCAGTACACCGAAAGTTATAACAACAGAAATTTTGCAAGAGGGAACTTCGGGTACACCAGCAACCGTTATCCAGGGGCATGCAGGGAAAAAGAATACCGCTCCTATGCCCAACTATCCGCAGCTTCCAGAGCTACCAGAGATGCCGGAAATGCCTGTGCTCCCAAAAGCTGAAATAACAAAGCCGAAGCCTCCGAAAGCAGAGATCCCTAAACCAAAACCGATTCCGCCAAAAGAGGAAATGACAAAACCGATACCAAAACCAGAACTACCCAAAGAAGAAGTCAAAAAACCAATTCTTGAACCTATTCCTAAACCAGAAGTAAAACCAATAGCTCCTCCACCTTCTAAGCCGCTGCCTCTACCCGTACCTAAACCAGAGATGATCAAACCTGCACCACTGCCTGTTCCGATACCTGTTCCAATACCGCCATTGAAAAAACCAGAGTACGAACCTAAGAAAGAAGAGTATTATTCAAAAAAAGAGGATTGCAAGAGTGAGTACATGAATCCTTATCAATACCCAGCATATGATAAAGGAATGTACGGGGGAAATGCAGGGTACCAGGGATATCAAAACCCGTATCAACAACCTCTGGAATATGGATATGTAAATGATAAAAAGCAAGATTATCCTCAGCCGCTGCCGTATAACCAGTTCCCGCAGAGTGTTCAGAACACACCTTATCAGTCAGGGAAAGGTGGAGAAGTAGGTCAGCAACCACATACCACTTATGAACAGGGTGGTTACATTGTAAATTATGCTCTTGTTGACGTTCCTTCTTATGGAGGAGATTGCGGATGCGGTCATACTAAACCATTACCATATAGTTATATGCAAGCAGAAGCGGACTGGAAAGCGGCAACAGCCCAAAATGCTCAGCCTATGCTGCATCCACAAGCCTACGGTCACAACCCGCAGTACACAAATTATTTCAGACCAACTGAATATGGAGTTCAGCCGCCCTATTATAATCCTAATTATCAAAACGATTATGGGCAGACATCTTTCCAAGCAGAGACGATTCAAACTAGTGGACAGAATAGTGCTGAGTTGCCACAGGAACCGATTGTTGATTTAAACGGACTTAATCAGCTCCCTATATTAGAAGAAGAGAAGGCGATCCAGAAAAGTAAAGCAGTTACCAAATCTAATAAAGTGAAAAAAGCAGCGGTATCTTCAAATAAGCGAAATAAAGCGCCAAGCAATAATAATCAAGCATCAAGACAAGGTAGGGTGCGTAAAGAACGAAGAAACCCATGGATTAAACGTTAA
- the pheA gene encoding prephenate dehydratase translates to MKRVALLPEGTVSHEALDFLFRGESYKGIHYKLISDVFRSTDRGDSNYSVIPVENTIDGSVSLHMDWLIHEVDIPMQCEWVYPSIQNLIGDQSEFLNDRDEIDFTRIQKIMSHPVAIPQCLQFIRTYAPQAELESVGSTAEAAEIVKKNPGKGWAAIATRLAAQKHGLDLMAERVTDHDNNYTRFVLIGREPIRLDREADHMKTSILVTPPEDFAGALHQVLSAFAWRKLNLSRIESRPTKKRLGNYHFYIDVLESVDSALLPAAFAEIEALGCQVRVLGSYPCYIYKEE, encoded by the coding sequence ATGAAACGAGTTGCACTATTGCCAGAAGGTACAGTATCCCATGAAGCGCTCGATTTTTTGTTTAGGGGCGAGTCCTATAAAGGTATTCATTACAAGTTAATCTCCGATGTATTTCGATCCACAGACCGAGGGGATAGTAATTACAGTGTTATTCCAGTGGAGAATACAATAGATGGTTCCGTAAGTCTACATATGGATTGGTTAATACATGAAGTGGATATTCCCATGCAATGTGAGTGGGTATATCCTTCTATACAGAATTTGATCGGGGATCAATCCGAATTTCTGAATGACAGAGATGAGATTGATTTCACACGTATTCAGAAAATTATGTCTCATCCCGTAGCAATCCCGCAGTGTCTGCAGTTTATCCGTACCTATGCACCTCAAGCAGAACTTGAGAGCGTCGGAAGTACGGCGGAAGCAGCGGAGATTGTGAAGAAAAATCCGGGAAAAGGCTGGGCGGCCATTGCTACACGTCTTGCAGCGCAAAAACATGGTCTTGATCTGATGGCTGAGCGGGTCACAGATCATGATAATAACTATACCCGGTTTGTGCTGATTGGGCGTGAACCTATCCGGTTAGATAGAGAAGCCGATCATATGAAGACCAGTATTTTAGTTACTCCTCCAGAGGATTTCGCAGGGGCGCTTCATCAGGTCTTATCCGCCTTTGCTTGGCGCAAATTAAATTTATCACGGATCGAATCCAGACCTACGAAAAAAAGATTGGGTAATTATCATTTTTATATTGATGTACTGGAATCAGTCGATTCTGCGTTGCTTCCAGCTGCATTTGCGGAAATCGAGGCGCTTGGTTGCCAAGTGCGTGTACTTGGCTCCTATCCTTGCTACATATACAAGGAAGAATAA
- the thrB gene encoding homoserine kinase has product MNNIVRVKVPASTANLGPGFDSLGMALTLYSYIEMQQAEETCIVLHGEHLDGIPTDKSNLIYKVAQRVFEEAGVEIPELSISMYSEVPLTRGLGSSASAIIGALVAANELIGSPLSKDRLFTLATQIEKHPDNVGASLFGGFVATAWDGDNAHYVKIDPPKELEILAVIPHFQLSTSKAREALPKVLSLQDAVYNISRSSLLVGAVAAGRYDLLAAAMRDRLHQPYRAELVPGMAEILEQAPLRGALGASLSGAGPTVLALVHREEDQKHELENYMLQTMKSHGLEADTLWLQPDHSGVQIITKMHTDSFLDMLKGEVKA; this is encoded by the coding sequence ATGAACAACATCGTAAGAGTGAAGGTCCCGGCCAGCACAGCGAATTTAGGACCCGGTTTTGATTCTTTGGGAATGGCACTCACCTTGTATTCCTATATAGAGATGCAGCAAGCGGAAGAGACTTGCATCGTTTTGCATGGTGAACACCTGGACGGAATTCCAACGGATAAATCAAACCTAATCTATAAAGTAGCACAGCGTGTATTTGAAGAAGCAGGAGTGGAAATTCCCGAACTTTCTATATCTATGTATTCTGAGGTCCCGCTTACACGCGGGCTTGGGAGCAGTGCTTCTGCTATTATCGGTGCCCTTGTAGCTGCAAACGAACTTATTGGCTCTCCTTTATCAAAGGATCGATTATTTACGTTAGCTACGCAAATAGAGAAACATCCCGACAATGTCGGTGCCTCGCTATTTGGTGGTTTTGTTGCTACAGCTTGGGATGGGGATAATGCTCATTATGTGAAGATTGATCCTCCAAAAGAATTAGAAATTCTAGCAGTGATTCCGCATTTTCAGTTATCAACAAGCAAAGCGCGTGAAGCATTACCCAAAGTTCTTTCCCTTCAGGATGCGGTCTATAACATTAGCAGATCTTCTCTTTTAGTTGGAGCGGTGGCAGCTGGGCGCTATGATTTGCTCGCTGCTGCAATGAGAGATAGGCTCCATCAGCCTTATCGTGCAGAACTTGTACCTGGGATGGCGGAAATTTTGGAACAAGCTCCTCTGAGGGGGGCGCTTGGAGCATCGCTTAGTGGAGCGGGGCCTACTGTGCTTGCGCTTGTGCATAGAGAGGAAGATCAGAAGCATGAACTCGAGAATTATATGCTGCAAACGATGAAATCACATGGCCTTGAGGCAGATACCCTATGGCTCCAACCGGATCATAGCGGAGTGCAAATAATAACAAAAATGCACACAGACTCATTTTTGGACATGTTAAAAGGGGAAGTTAAAGCATGA
- a CDS encoding homoserine dehydrogenase has product MKPIKVGLLGLGTVGTGVVRIVEGNQEDLSSQVGSPIVIEKIAVKNTEKARNINVDSDKLTEDPWEVIRHPDIDVIVEVMGGVDQTKEYILEALERGKHIVTANKDLMALYGSEILAKAAEKRCDVYYEASVAGGIPIIRTLIEGFSSDRITKIMGIVNGTTNYILTKMSQEGVSYEEVLKEAQELGYAEADPTSDVEGLDAARKMAILATLGFHTNVELRDVSVSGISSVTKEDISYARRLGYEMKLLGIAERQDDQITISVQPTMVKKKHPIASVNGVFNAVYVHGEAVGETMFYGAGAGEMPTATSVVADLVSVIRNVKLGVSGLKAIAPYKEKRLISDEEIKYKYFLLLHVDDKAGVLAQITQIFAEYNVSLASVVQQPNEFNPDAEIIIVTHDASKANMEKVRKHFESLDVIRKVKSVYRVEG; this is encoded by the coding sequence ATGAAACCAATTAAAGTAGGTTTGCTTGGTTTGGGGACTGTAGGAACTGGTGTGGTTCGCATCGTGGAAGGGAATCAGGAGGATCTTAGCAGTCAGGTTGGATCACCGATTGTGATCGAGAAGATTGCTGTAAAAAATACAGAAAAAGCCCGTAATATCAATGTTGATTCCGATAAATTAACAGAAGATCCCTGGGAAGTGATTCGTCATCCGGATATTGATGTCATAGTGGAAGTCATGGGCGGAGTGGATCAGACGAAAGAGTATATTTTAGAAGCCCTTGAGCGAGGAAAACATATTGTAACTGCCAATAAGGATCTTATGGCACTTTATGGTTCGGAAATCTTAGCCAAAGCAGCAGAAAAACGCTGTGACGTATATTACGAGGCTAGTGTGGCCGGCGGGATTCCTATCATCCGTACGTTAATTGAAGGATTCTCCTCTGATCGTATTACTAAAATTATGGGAATCGTGAACGGAACAACCAATTACATTTTGACAAAAATGAGCCAAGAAGGCGTTTCTTATGAGGAAGTTTTAAAAGAAGCACAGGAACTTGGATATGCAGAAGCAGATCCGACTTCTGATGTAGAAGGGCTTGATGCAGCACGTAAGATGGCAATTCTGGCTACACTAGGGTTCCATACGAATGTGGAACTTCGCGACGTATCTGTCAGCGGAATCTCTTCTGTTACAAAAGAGGATATCAGTTATGCAAGGCGTCTCGGTTATGAAATGAAGCTGCTAGGTATTGCAGAGCGTCAAGACGACCAAATCACAATTAGTGTTCAACCGACTATGGTAAAGAAAAAGCATCCGATTGCTTCAGTCAATGGAGTGTTCAATGCCGTTTACGTGCATGGAGAAGCGGTTGGAGAGACAATGTTTTACGGAGCGGGAGCAGGAGAGATGCCTACAGCTACTTCTGTTGTAGCTGACCTTGTATCCGTTATTCGTAACGTGAAGCTTGGTGTCAGCGGACTGAAAGCAATTGCTCCTTACAAAGAGAAGAGACTAATTAGCGATGAAGAAATTAAGTATAAATATTTCCTTTTGCTTCATGTGGATGATAAGGCAGGCGTTCTCGCTCAGATCACTCAAATATTTGCGGAATACAACGTGAGTCTTGCATCGGTCGTACAACAGCCAAACGAATTTAATCCGGATGCAGAGATTATTATCGTGACACATGATGCAAGTAAAGCCAACATGGAGAAAGTGCGTAAGCATTTTGAATCGCTTGATGTAATTCGTAAAGTAAAGAGCGTGTACCGCGTAGAAGGCTGA
- a CDS encoding ACT domain-containing protein: MKERYYLVREDILPEAVVKTMQVKQLLATGEVKTVHEAAERVGLSRSAFYKYKDGIHLVNQLEKERIVTISIDLEHESGMLSQVLSLVAACGGNVLTIHQSLPLQGRANVVISVEISHITEEIGEMLDQLENLHGVKRTRLIGQG, translated from the coding sequence TTGAAAGAGCGTTACTACTTAGTTAGGGAAGATATTTTACCAGAAGCTGTCGTAAAGACCATGCAAGTGAAGCAGCTGCTTGCGACAGGTGAAGTGAAAACAGTGCATGAGGCAGCGGAGCGGGTAGGCCTTAGCCGAAGTGCATTTTACAAATATAAGGATGGAATTCATCTCGTTAATCAGCTAGAGAAAGAAAGGATTGTCACCATTTCTATTGACTTGGAGCATGAATCAGGTATGCTTTCTCAAGTACTGTCTTTAGTGGCAGCATGTGGAGGGAATGTACTTACAATACATCAAAGTCTTCCGCTTCAAGGGAGGGCGAATGTAGTAATCTCTGTGGAAATCTCACATATAACCGAAGAAATCGGCGAAATGTTGGACCAACTTGAAAATTTGCATGGAGTGAAACGTACAAGACTAATTGGCCAGGGTTAG
- the obgE gene encoding GTPase ObgE: protein MFVDKAKIYVKGGDGGDGLVSFRREKYVPEGGPAGGDGGRGGSVIFRVDEGLRTLMDFRYQRHFKAKRGEKGRNKSQHGANAEDMIVRIPPGTVVTDEDTGEILADLTRHGQQVVIARGGRGGRGNIRFATPKNPAPELAENGEEGEERYIVLEMKVMADVGLVGFPSVGKSTLLSVVSGAKPKIGAYHFTTITPNLGVVEVGEGRSFVMADLPGLIEGASEGVGLGHEFLRHVERTRVIIHVVDMSGSEGRDPFEDWVKINDELRQYNEKLMSRPQIVAANKMDMPESEENLAAFTKKVKEVRPDIEILPISSLTRQGIKELLYKAADLLDSIPEELVVEEVAEVNERKVYKLEKAEDEGFTIVRENEMFVVHSAKIERMMKRMQLNSHEAIMKLARTLRYMGVDDELRKRGAKDGTIVRIADFEFEFVESSSYF, encoded by the coding sequence ATGTTTGTAGATAAAGCGAAGATATATGTAAAAGGCGGCGACGGAGGAGACGGTCTTGTCTCTTTTAGACGTGAGAAGTATGTACCAGAGGGTGGACCTGCAGGCGGCGATGGAGGAAGAGGCGGCAGCGTTATTTTCCGAGTTGATGAAGGTCTTAGAACACTCATGGACTTTCGTTATCAGCGCCACTTCAAAGCAAAACGCGGTGAAAAAGGTCGTAACAAAAGTCAGCACGGTGCCAATGCAGAGGATATGATTGTTCGAATTCCTCCAGGTACGGTTGTGACGGATGAAGATACCGGGGAAATACTCGCAGATCTGACGCGCCATGGTCAGCAAGTTGTCATTGCTCGCGGGGGCCGCGGAGGAAGAGGAAATATCCGTTTTGCAACGCCTAAAAATCCGGCTCCAGAACTTGCGGAGAATGGGGAAGAGGGCGAAGAGCGTTATATTGTTCTTGAGATGAAAGTAATGGCCGATGTAGGGCTGGTAGGATTTCCGAGCGTAGGTAAATCCACGTTGCTGTCCGTTGTTTCTGGAGCAAAACCCAAAATCGGAGCCTATCATTTTACCACCATTACGCCGAATTTAGGTGTGGTTGAAGTAGGAGAAGGACGAAGCTTCGTTATGGCAGATTTGCCTGGTCTCATTGAAGGAGCGAGTGAAGGAGTTGGCCTGGGTCACGAATTTTTAAGACATGTCGAGCGGACTCGCGTCATTATTCATGTCGTGGATATGAGTGGATCGGAAGGAAGAGATCCTTTTGAAGATTGGGTTAAAATTAATGATGAGCTGCGTCAATATAATGAAAAACTGATGTCCAGACCGCAAATTGTTGCAGCTAACAAGATGGACATGCCTGAATCGGAAGAGAACCTGGCTGCCTTTACGAAAAAAGTCAAAGAAGTTCGTCCAGACATAGAGATCTTACCAATCTCATCCTTAACAAGACAAGGAATTAAAGAACTTCTCTATAAAGCAGCAGATCTGCTCGATTCCATTCCAGAAGAACTGGTTGTGGAAGAAGTTGCTGAAGTGAATGAGCGTAAAGTCTACAAACTTGAAAAAGCGGAAGATGAAGGGTTTACCATTGTCCGTGAAAATGAGATGTTTGTTGTACACAGTGCGAAGATTGAGCGTATGATGAAACGAATGCAGCTGAATTCACATGAGGCCATTATGAAGTTGGCTCGTACTCTCCGTTACATGGGTGTAGATGATGAGCTTCGTAAACGTGGTGCGAAAGATGGTACGATTGTTCGTATTGCTGATTTTGAATTTGAGTTTGTTGAGAGCAGCAGTTACTTTTAA